One window of the Candidatus Jettenia sp. genome contains the following:
- a CDS encoding glycosyltransferase has protein sequence MTKNILIYPGFVTDAWCSIEQRYLWLDEPLRKYFNVFWLVPPTGSKYTRCINEENRDKEPIYVTYLRKSNANIIVADITKFNFIKNYFLLKKILKTYKIDVVTQFFSPLGYYVELAAKLTGIKVIRKELNFTFHKKRKYKMIKWFFWKYSTDYYIPVSKPVEDHLKTKKLIKGNSYVVYNGLDIDKFPEPNSTKSKEDLINEFRLPTEVIFISCIARIDKSKQQFILLEMLYKLIDKQIVLLLVGSSHDKAYKESLLALIKKYGLEERVIFAGYRIDIPKIIDASEITYLPSSFEGLPNVIIESFIMYKPVIASDIPPIREIVDVGINGFCVKDNCIDEYCKRTLELLQDKEKRKEFGINGRRKVEKLFSKKTFIDESIRSFQKAFEYINSKSC, from the coding sequence ATGACAAAAAATATCTTAATTTACCCTGGATTTGTTACAGATGCATGGTGTTCTATTGAACAAAGATATTTATGGTTAGATGAACCTTTGCGTAAATACTTTAATGTCTTCTGGCTTGTTCCACCGACGGGATCAAAATACACACGATGTATAAATGAAGAAAACCGCGATAAAGAACCAATATATGTAACCTATTTAAGAAAATCAAATGCCAATATCATAGTGGCGGATATTACTAAATTCAATTTTATAAAAAATTATTTTTTACTTAAAAAGATATTAAAGACCTATAAAATTGATGTGGTAACTCAATTCTTCAGTCCTCTTGGTTATTATGTTGAATTAGCAGCAAAATTAACAGGAATTAAGGTCATTCGAAAAGAACTTAATTTTACCTTTCATAAAAAACGTAAATATAAAATGATAAAATGGTTTTTTTGGAAGTATTCAACTGATTATTATATTCCTGTGTCAAAACCAGTTGAAGACCACCTTAAAACAAAAAAACTTATCAAAGGTAATAGTTATGTTGTTTATAATGGACTTGACATTGATAAGTTTCCAGAACCAAATTCAACAAAAAGCAAAGAAGATCTAATTAATGAGTTTCGACTTCCAACTGAGGTTATATTTATTTCTTGTATTGCAAGAATAGATAAATCTAAACAACAATTTATTCTTTTGGAAATGCTATATAAATTAATCGATAAACAGATTGTTTTATTATTAGTTGGAAGCTCACATGATAAAGCATATAAGGAAAGTCTTTTAGCATTAATAAAAAAATATGGCTTAGAAGAAAGAGTTATTTTTGCAGGATACAGAATTGATATACCCAAAATAATCGATGCTTCAGAAATTACGTATTTGCCGTCATCTTTCGAAGGATTACCAAACGTTATTATAGAATCTTTTATAATGTACAAACCGGTTATTGCCAGTGATATACCACCAATTAGAGAAATTGTCGATGTTGGTATTAATGGATTTTGTGTAAAAGATAATTGCATAGATGAATATTGTAAAAGAACTCTTGAACTTTTACAAGATAAGGAAAAACGTAAAGAATTTGGTATAAATGGAAGGCGGAAAGTAGAAAAACTTTTCTCGAAAAAAACCTTTATCGACGAGTCTATAAGATCTTTTCAAAAAGCATTTGAATATATTAATAGTAAATCGTGTTAA
- a CDS encoding class I SAM-dependent methyltransferase produces the protein MEKQIDLVNNVCQLCDGTEFGSVEKEAEYELLKCKRCGLISGYAYSIQSNYNAEYAEGGDYHIKFEIARRIGRGERVHLPYGPRKFFSKVVSGDRNKILDIGCGGGAFLLQALQRGFDVHGIDVSENAVAFIRRELGLKANAGTIDTVLKQKQEFLDFFNFVTAFEVIEHVQNIMDFLLSVKHTLKLGGELFLSTPNFNSIYYQNSKGRLNRPPIHITFWNPSTIEKALIKAGFSDIKVFEKPFAVGEFSNVKPKVKKMLKCFGSLIFDGIFDRTVGITMVATGIKNS, from the coding sequence ATGGAAAAACAAATAGACTTAGTTAATAACGTATGCCAATTATGTGATGGAACTGAGTTTGGTTCGGTAGAGAAAGAGGCTGAATACGAATTGCTCAAGTGTAAAAGATGCGGTTTGATTTCAGGTTATGCATATTCAATACAGAGTAATTACAATGCTGAATATGCTGAAGGAGGTGATTATCATATTAAATTCGAGATAGCACGCCGCATTGGTCGAGGAGAAAGAGTCCATTTACCCTATGGCCCCAGGAAATTCTTTTCTAAAGTTGTTTCGGGAGACAGAAATAAAATACTCGATATAGGTTGCGGTGGCGGTGCTTTCTTATTACAAGCACTTCAACGTGGTTTTGATGTACATGGAATCGATGTTTCTGAAAATGCTGTTGCATTTATACGCAGAGAATTGGGCTTAAAAGCAAATGCAGGGACGATCGATACCGTGTTAAAACAAAAACAAGAATTCTTGGATTTTTTTAATTTTGTAACTGCTTTTGAAGTAATCGAACATGTTCAAAACATAATGGATTTTTTACTTTCTGTTAAACATACATTAAAACTTGGAGGAGAGTTATTTTTGTCTACTCCAAACTTTAACAGCATATATTACCAGAATTCGAAAGGAAGATTAAACCGTCCACCAATCCATATAACTTTCTGGAATCCTTCAACAATTGAAAAGGCATTAATTAAAGCAGGTTTCTCCGACATCAAAGTATTTGAAAAACCTTTTGCTGTCGGTGAATTTAGTAATGTAAAACCTAAGGTTAAGAAAATGCTAAAATGTTTTGGATCTTTGATATTTGATGGTATTTTTGACAGAACGGTTGGGATTACTATGGTTGCTACGGGAATAAAAAATTCTTAA
- a CDS encoding glycosyltransferase family 4 protein → MKWAIIDIGYQPYGGGGNWAYIREFSKALVKNNEEVHIISATNNRNLAGIHKHEGVNVHCIYTNSIASGPLRYKMKKETTNYFLKIHKKFKFDILNPHIAFGLVYSQLPKDVKIFHTLHAPITYEYSYDCFKILRLRNFSKQQLFQLLIYPLKVIVSYVLEKKALSKSDKIIVMSNYVKDTLLKIFPTIDKNKIFVSRIGVDDRFMPVDLAKKQFLRTKYGIGQNETVFLTVRRLSWRMGIDNLIHAVNLFRTKRPEKKIKVLIAGKGPLMNPLKRMIFSLGLTDEIALLGFIPDAELIEHYQLSNCFILPTEELEGFGIVSLEALASNLPEIATPAGANPEIANKFHPELLTKDTNLEALCEKIEYFIDNRHNYLRLDNWRKVRELYNWTDIIEEIKTLIEGYKL, encoded by the coding sequence ATGAAATGGGCAATTATTGATATTGGCTACCAACCTTACGGTGGTGGTGGAAACTGGGCTTATATAAGAGAATTTTCCAAAGCATTGGTAAAAAATAATGAGGAGGTACACATTATTTCTGCCACTAATAACCGTAACTTAGCTGGTATCCATAAACATGAAGGTGTTAATGTACATTGTATATATACTAACTCAATAGCATCCGGTCCGCTACGCTATAAAATGAAAAAAGAAACTACCAATTATTTTTTAAAAATTCACAAAAAGTTCAAGTTTGACATATTAAATCCACATATTGCTTTTGGGCTTGTTTATAGCCAACTTCCGAAAGATGTTAAGATTTTCCATACCTTACATGCACCAATTACATATGAGTACTCTTACGATTGTTTTAAAATTTTAAGATTGAGAAATTTTAGTAAACAACAACTATTTCAATTATTAATTTATCCTTTAAAGGTTATAGTTAGCTATGTATTAGAAAAAAAAGCTTTATCTAAATCAGATAAAATTATTGTTATGAGCAACTATGTGAAAGATACTTTGCTTAAAATATTTCCAACGATTGATAAAAATAAAATCTTTGTAAGTAGAATAGGGGTTGATGATAGATTTATGCCGGTTGATTTGGCTAAGAAACAATTCCTGAGAACAAAATATGGAATAGGTCAGAATGAAACTGTTTTTTTAACAGTTCGCCGACTCAGTTGGAGAATGGGTATAGACAACTTAATTCATGCAGTGAATCTTTTCAGGACAAAACGCCCGGAGAAGAAAATCAAGGTGTTAATTGCAGGTAAGGGACCTTTGATGAATCCGTTAAAAAGAATGATATTTTCATTGGGGTTAACAGATGAGATAGCATTATTAGGTTTTATTCCTGATGCAGAACTCATTGAGCATTATCAGCTTTCCAACTGTTTTATTTTACCGACAGAAGAATTAGAAGGATTTGGAATCGTATCTTTGGAGGCCTTAGCATCTAATTTACCTGAAATCGCCACACCTGCTGGAGCAAATCCAGAGATAGCTAATAAGTTTCATCCTGAGCTTTTAACAAAAGATACGAACCTAGAGGCTCTTTGTGAAAAAATAGAATATTTTATCGATAATAGGCACAATTATCTAAGATTGGATAACTGGCGAAAGGTCAGAGAATTGTATAATTGGACAGATATTATAGAAGAAATTAAAACATTAATTGAAGGTTATAAACTTTAA
- a CDS encoding FkbM family methyltransferase, with protein sequence MDKSEIALDIGANMGQMTCLMRYMAGKNGKVISFEPHPELFPELFYNTTMLNRSCEYSAIELHNIALSNQDGEAFLDIGIKNRGESKIISPDEAINNNKVAKVQLKTLDNILGEKVTIGLCKIDVEGHELNVFKGAIKLLGERRIRDIVFEDWNLYPSNVHKILQDYGFTLFTLLTKLPGPCLVPLSRETAHLKKNRYGSDYLATLDSKRAIDRFKRRGWFVLKGIHRR encoded by the coding sequence ATGGATAAGTCAGAAATAGCACTTGATATTGGGGCAAATATGGGCCAAATGACATGCCTTATGCGTTACATGGCTGGTAAGAATGGCAAGGTAATTTCCTTTGAACCACATCCAGAATTGTTTCCTGAGTTATTTTATAATACTACTATGCTGAACAGAAGCTGTGAATACTCAGCAATAGAGCTGCACAATATCGCTTTAAGCAATCAAGACGGCGAAGCTTTTTTGGACATAGGTATCAAAAACCGTGGTGAATCAAAAATAATTTCCCCAGATGAGGCAATCAACAATAATAAGGTAGCCAAAGTCCAATTAAAAACCTTGGATAATATTCTTGGAGAGAAAGTAACTATCGGTTTATGCAAAATTGATGTTGAAGGGCATGAACTAAATGTATTTAAAGGAGCGATAAAATTACTGGGTGAGCGTCGTATCAGAGATATCGTTTTTGAAGATTGGAATTTATATCCCAGTAATGTTCATAAGATATTACAGGATTATGGCTTTACGCTATTTACACTTCTTACAAAACTCCCTGGACCTTGTTTAGTTCCACTCTCCCGGGAAACAGCGCATTTAAAAAAAAATAGATATGGATCAGATTACCTTGCAACTTTAGACTCCAAACGAGCAATCGATCGTTTTAAACGAAGGGGATGGTTTGTTTTAAAAGGAATACATCGGAGATAA